Sequence from the Chthonomonas sp. genome:
GTGGCTGTCTGGAGTCGGTCCCTAAGTGCAGCAGCTACTTTTCGTTGTCGCCCTGATCGCGATCCTCGTCATCGGTATTCGTGCGATGCGCCATTCAGTTCGCGCCGGGATCCATCGTACGCAGATCCCCGCGCAGGTGGAGTATTGGATCTATTTGCCTACCGAGCGGGCACCGCTACAGGACGACTTGATGAAGATCATGGTGGCGACCAACTCCGCCGACCCCAACAGACCCACCGCCATTACCGCGCGCGAGGGCATGATTTTCAGCGACATCCGTCTTCTCATCGAGCTAACTCTGCGTTCGCGCTCCCCGCATGTTTTTCGCCCAGACCTCCTGATGTCCCTCAGCGGCACCGATTCTGGCAACATCAATGGCCTGGCGGCGGCCCAATCGATGCTGAGGGTGCGATACGTCAGTCGCGAACAACTGGCCGACTATCGGCACCTCACCTTTATGCCGTATCTTGCGCACGCCAGCATGAAACTGGGCGATGGGATCGCCGTACTCGACGTCGGACGGCAGCGCCTCATGGATCCCGACCAGTTCACCCGCTGGCTCACAGCGACCACCAATCTCGAATCGTTCGAATCGAATGTCACCATCCAGGTCGTCGAGGATGACGAGTACCGTCGCATCGTCACCACGGGCATGGTCACCATTGGGCTTCGAGAGCTTCGCACGTTGCCGCTTCAGGCCGATGCCGAGACCGTCGCGAAGCAGGTAGTCGAGGAGCTTGCGCGACGCTGCTGGGACCAGCGGACGGAGATCGAAGACATGATGGTCGACCTCGAATTTGATTCCTTCCGGGGCTACGTTCAAGGGCGCACCGCCGACACCTGCGAGTTGCGCATCCAGCGGATCACCAAGTCATGAGATCGATTCGGGTCATTCCCTGTTTGGATATCAAGGACGGTCGCGTCGTGAAGGGCGTCAACTTCGTCGGACTCCGCGATGCAGGTGACCCTGTCGAACTTGCGCGACTCTACAACGATCAGGGCGCAGACGAGCTTGTTTTCCTCGACATCAATGCCTCAAGCGATGCCCGAACCCCGGTCATCGACCTTGCGGAGAGGGTCGCCAATGAGATCTTCATCCCGTTCACAGTCGGCGGGGGCATCCGATCGGTCGAGCAGATCAAAGAGGCCCTGCGGGCAGGTGCGGACAAGGTGAGTCTGAACACCGCCGCAGTAAACAACCCCGATTTGATTTCGGAAGCCGCGGAACGGTTCGGCACCCAGTGCGTCGTGCTAGCTCTCGATGCCCACGCGTGGGAGGGTGAGCCCGGAAAGTGGGAAGTCGTCATTCACGGTGGACGGACGCGCACGGGGCTTGACGTCGTCGAATGGGCCATGCACGCCGAACGCCTGGGAGCAGGTGAGATTCTTCTCACGAGCATGGACGGCGACGGGACCCTGGGTGGGTACGACCTCGCGGTGACCCGCGCGGTCTCCGATGCAGTACAGGTTCCGGTCATCGCGAGCGGTGGCGCAGGCATGCCAGAGCACCTGGTCGAGGCGGTCACCCAAGGGCACGCGGACGCGGTCCTGCTCGCAAGTATCGTCCACGACGGGACCTATCACCTGGCCGACCTGAAGAAATTCATGCACGACGCCGGAATTCCTACGAGAATCGCGAACAAATTCTGAATTGGCACGTCGAATGCTTTACTCCGAGAACGGAGGCTGAACTTCAGCTTCCGAGATAGGAGAATCCGTTCATTCTAATTTAGGCCGCTGGATTTCCAGCGGTCTTTTCTTTTGCCTTGACCAGCATCGTCAGCGCCCGGACCACGTTGATCCGTTGCGGAGACAGCGGCAGGTAAGGAGACCGGCAGTCCCCCATCTCCAAGTCGAAGTTTGGATATGCGCACTTGAGCACGCGCAGCGGTCCGAAGTCGCGCATCGTCATGCTCCAAGTCTTCAGGAGTGCAAGATCAAGCTTTGGAGAAATCCGCCCAAAGATCCCGGCGAGCGGCGAGCAAAGGACGCCTCCCGTCACCCACTCGTAAGTCGTTACCGTGCTCGATGTCTGGGGTCCGTCGGGCCAAACGGTCGAGAGCGCATGCGCGATGGTCACCCGTGGAAACTGCTGAATTTCTAGTACGGCCTGCTTCGACAGGCGGCCCAACTGGTCGACCACGATGAGCGGCAATGCGGCGTAGCTCGCGATCGTCTTGAAGT
This genomic interval carries:
- the hisF gene encoding imidazole glycerol phosphate synthase subunit HisF, giving the protein MRSIRVIPCLDIKDGRVVKGVNFVGLRDAGDPVELARLYNDQGADELVFLDINASSDARTPVIDLAERVANEIFIPFTVGGGIRSVEQIKEALRAGADKVSLNTAAVNNPDLISEAAERFGTQCVVLALDAHAWEGEPGKWEVVIHGGRTRTGLDVVEWAMHAERLGAGEILLTSMDGDGTLGGYDLAVTRAVSDAVQVPVIASGGAGMPEHLVEAVTQGHADAVLLASIVHDGTYHLADLKKFMHDAGIPTRIANKF
- a CDS encoding dihydrodipicolinate synthase family protein, which translates into the protein MLDLTGSFAPLITPFTDDGKSLSEVRIARIVRWLTERHIEGLVLNTDVGEFTSTSFSERKAVMEIVCRETRGAIPLVANCTTLNSGASLDLAQHAQRHGARAALIMPPYYGDFTEAEFVGHFKTIASYAALPLIVVDQLGRLSKQAVLEIQQFPRVTIAHALSTVWPDGPQTSSTVTTYEWVTGGVLCSPLAGIFGRISPKLDLALLKTWSMTMRDFGPLRVLKCAYPNFDLEMGDCRSPYLPLSPQRINVVRALTMLVKAKEKTAGNPAA